In Montipora foliosa isolate CH-2021 chromosome 13, ASM3666993v2, whole genome shotgun sequence, one DNA window encodes the following:
- the LOC137981531 gene encoding uncharacterized protein yields the protein MTSLQYIKNVTRRFQTFVANRVAEIHETSSPGQWHHVPGVINPADDGSRGVSAQYFHAGCRWWLGPKFLWEPEHTWPNVPVEDLQDDDVEVRKSSTVMLTSYAPQFDLSLQRYSSWSRLLRVMSWVLRFVKRVRKETRQYLTSSTLKLEELQQAGREIVRLVQRQHFLEECLCLKEGRQVKRHSKLANLSPILIDDVIRVGGRIHRAPIAFEAAHPMILPRSHHVSALIVRYYHRVLGHAGREHVLSVIRQRFWILKGRVLVRQILSSCLSCRKRNAPPLQQVMADLPKERLIPYQPPFTYTGLDFFGPFYVKRSRSTVKVYGCIFVCFNSRAVHIEDVSSLETDTFIQALVRFISVRGCPKEIWSDNGTNFTGAEKELRLSVQDLNEERIKSELHSREVEWYSCPLPKWRFQPPAASHMSGVWERLIRSVRKAMRAVLGSQGALVGLETLRTVFAEVTSILNSRPICPSSDDPNDLEPLTPNHLLLQRRNLFVPPGVFAKEDLYSRKQWRHAQFIADCFWSRWIREYVPTLQQRHKWLLSKRNLAVNDLVLVVDNTVPRSRWLLGRVTRVFPGEDLCVRTAEVKTKSSRLVRPVTKLCLLEEAT from the coding sequence ATGACATCTTTGCAGTATATCAAAAACGTGACAAGGCGTTTTCAAACCTTCGTCGCTAACCGTGTTGCCGAAATTCATGAAACAAGTTCCCCAGGACAGTGGCATCATGTTCCTGGTGTCATAAACCCCGCTGATGATGGGTCACGAGGTGTTAGTGCTCAGTATTTTCACGCTGGATGTCGCTGGTGGTTGGGTCCCAAGTTCCTTTGGGAACCGGAGCATACATGGCCCAATGTACCAGTAGAGGATCTCCAAGATGACGATGTGGAAGTACGGAAGTCATCGACTGTTATGCTTACCTCATATGCACCACAGTTTGACCTCTCGCTGCAACGCTATTCTTCGTGGTCCCGCCTACTGAGAGTTATGTCATGGGTCCTACGTTTTGTGAAGAGAGTTCGAAAGGAAACTCGTCAGTATCTCACGTCAAGTACACTCAAGTTGGAGGAATTGCAGCAAGCAGGTCGAGAAATCGTGCGGTTAGTTCAGCGCCAGCATTTCCTCGAGGAGTGCTTGTGTTTAAAGGAAGGCAGGCAAGTGAAACGTCACAGCAAGTTAGCCAATCTCAGTCCTATCTTAATTGATGATGTGATACGTGTTGGCGGTAGAATTCACCGGGCCCCAATTGCCTTTGAGGCCGCACACCCAATGATCCTTCCAAGGTCTCATCACGTTTCCGCGTTAATAGTTCGCTACTATCATCGTGTCCTGGGCCATGCAGGTCGTGAACATGTGCTATCCGTAATCCGTCAGCGCTTCTGGATCTTAAAGGGAAGAGTTCTCGTGCGTCAGATCCTAAGTAGTTGTTTGAGCTGCCGCAAACGTAATGCGCCTCCTCTTCAACAGGTTATGGCTGATCTTCCCAAAGAAAGGCTAATACCCTACCAGCCTCCGTTCACGTACACGGGTCTGGATTTTTTCGGACCGTTTTACGTTAAACGAAGCCGCAGTACAGTCAAAGTGTATGGCTGCATATTCGTATGCTTCAACAGCCGAGCAGTACACATTGAAGATGTCAGTTCGCTGGAAACAGACACGTTCATCCAAGCCTTGGTTCGATTCATCTCAGTTCGTGGTTGCCCAAAGGAGATATGGTCAGACAATGGCACAAATTTTACCGGTGCCGAGAAGGAACTTCGCCTGTCGGTTCAGGATTTGAACGAAGAACGCATTAAGAGTGAGTTACATTCTCGTGAAGTAGAATGGTACAGTTGCCCGCTGCCAAAGTGGCGTTTTCAACCTCCTGCTGCAAGCCATATGTCAGGAGTTTGGGAAAGGCTTATTAGAAGTGTCAGGAAAGCTATGAGGGCTGTTCTCGGTAGTCAGGGTGCGCTAGTTGGCTTGGAGACGCTGCGTACAGTGTTTGCAGAAGTTACATCAATCTTGAACAGTCGTCCCATTTGTCCTTCCAGTGACGATCCCAATGATTTAGAGCCGCTCACCCCAAACCATCTTCTTCTACAACGCCGAAACCTCTTCGTGCCTCCCGGAGTCTTCGCTAAAGAAGATCTGTACTCGCGCAAACAATGGAGACACGCCCAATTCATTGCTGATTGCTTCTGGTCTCGATGGATTCGAGAATATGTTCCAACATTGCAGCAGCGCCACAAGTGGCTACTGAGCAAACGGAACTTAGCAGTGAATGACCTGGTTCTTGTCGTGGACAACACCGTGCCGAGGTCCCGCTGGTTGTTAGgccgtgtgacaagggtgtTTCCGGGTGAAGACCTGTGTGTGCGTACAGCAGAAGTGAAGACGAAGAGCTCGAGACTTGTTCGGCCTGTGACAAAGTTGTGCCTTCTCGAAGAAGCAACATGA